In Amaranthus tricolor cultivar Red isolate AtriRed21 chromosome 3, ASM2621246v1, whole genome shotgun sequence, a single window of DNA contains:
- the LOC130808003 gene encoding meiotic recombination protein SPO11-1 — translation MEESRSSPKTGNLLHKIRDFTRSILVDLCNGRSPVVFINKFRTYCANSAENCFCRSNVALGTEALTLQRQPHAHRIDVLLRVLLIVQQLLQENKHASKRDIYYTYPSLFSDQSVVERAINDVCIILECSRHNLNVVSVGKGLVMGWIKFFEDGKKVDCLSNPNTAQPIPVQVEEVQDILAFADYILVVEKESVFQRLANDQFCSFNRCIVITGRGYPDVPTRRFLRLLTEKLYIPVYCLVDSDPYGFDILATYRFGSLEMAYDAEFLRVPDICWLGAFTSDSEKYALPSQCFLPLTTGDKKKIEALLNRCYLQHEEPDWRLELERMKENGVKFEIEALSVHSLSFLSKEYLPSKIHDMSQTVGLMKC, via the exons ATGGAGGAAAGTCGTTCATCTCCCAAAACTGGCAATTTGCTTCACAAAATTCGAG ATTTTACTCGTTCGATTCTCGTTGATCTTTGCAATGGCCGATCTCCAGTGGTtttcatcaataaattccgaacATATTGCGCGAATTCCGCTGAAAACTG TTTCTGCCGTTCAAACGTGGCTTTAGGAACAGAAGCACTTACTCTCCAAAGGCAACCACATGCTCATAGGATAG ATGTTCTGCTAAGGGTATTGCTAATTGTTCAGCAGCTTCTGCAAGAAAACAAGCATGCATCAAAGCGAGACATATACTATACATACCCATCCTTATTTTCAG ATCAGTCTGTTGTAGAACGGGCCATCAATGATGTATGCATAATCCTAGAATGTAGTCGCCACAACTTGAATGTA GTTTCAGTTGGGAAAGG GTTGGTGATGGGCTGGATAAAATTTTTTGAAGATGGAAAAAAAGTTGATTGCCTAAGTAATCCTAACACT GCTCAACCCATTCCTGTCCAAGTTGAAGAAGTTCAAG ATATCCTCGCTTTTGCTGACTACATCTTAGTTGTTGAGAAGGAGTCAG TTTTCCAGCGACTAGCGAATGACCAATTTTGCAGCTTCAACAGATGCATTGTTATAACG GGACGTGGATACCCAGATGTTCCTACTAGAAG ATTCCTGCGCCTCCTCACAGAGAAGTTATACATTCCTGTATATTGCTTGGTGGATTCTGATCCATATGGATTTGACATCTTAGCCACTTATCGGTTTGGCTCTCTG GAAATGGCATATGATGCTGAATTTCTTCGAGTACCAGATATTTGTTGGCTGGGTGCATTTACATCTGACTCTGAGAAGTATGCTCTTCCTTCGCAGTGTTTCCTTCCGTTGACAACTGGAG ATAAGAAGAAAATTGAAGCATTGTTAAACAGATGTTACCTGCAGCATGAGGAGCCAGATTGGAG gCTGGAGCTAGAGAGGATGAAGGAAAACGGTGTTAAGTTTGAGATAGAAGCATTGTCTGTTCACTCACTTTCTTTTTTGTCAAAAGAGTACTTGCCTTCAAAAATTCATG ATATGTCCCAAACGGTTGGTTTGATGAAGTGCTGA
- the LOC130807654 gene encoding uncharacterized protein LOC130807654: protein MMKVYWSNCGVFNNFQKITRNEKYSEKLIKKFPERQEFPEDNDSKIGTDLGVGVSSRKNISGPANPLLHFTRTSIFSVNRLRVETWNINTLQAKSLELSTELSKYKIQVACIQETRWKRQKASVLKGYKLWYAGLDGKRSGVSILVANDILKQVVEVRRCNDRIMLVRMVVGEEVISIISAYVTQVGLDEEVKREFWENLGNVIDTIPADEKVFIGRDFNGHIGKEVVNYKSVHGSFGYGVGNESGEILLEFTLANDLIIENSIFRKKDEHLITYKSGEHAIQIDYCLVRKDDRSRAGYRDAHPT from the exons ATGATGAAAGTGTACTGGAGCAATTGTGGCGTGTTCAACAATTTTCAGAAAATTACACGAAATGAAAAGTATTcagaaaaattgataaaaaaatttccaGAAAGACAAGAGTTCCCAGAAGATAATGACTCCAAA ATAGGTACTGATTTGGGCGTTGGAGTGAGTTCTCGGAAAAACATTTCAGGCCCTGCTAACCCCTTGTTGCATTTTACAAGAACAAGTATCTTCTCAG TCAATCGACTAAGAGTGGAGACTTGGAACATAAACACACTACAAGCCAAGTCGTTAGAGTTGTCAACTGAACTTTCTAAATACAAGATTCAAGTGGCTTGCATTCAGGAAACTAGGTGGAAGAGGCAAAAAGCAAGCGTTTTAAAGGGTTATAAGCTATGGTATGCAGGTTTGGATGGGAAGCGAAGTGGAGTCAGTATTCTTGTAGCTAATGATATCCTAAAACAAGTGGTAGAAGTTAGGAGGTGCAATGATAGGATTATGCTAGTTAGAATGGTAGTGGGAGAAGAAGTCATATCGATCATCAGTGCGTATGTAACGCAAGTTGGGCTAGATGAGGAAGTTAAACGTGAGTTTTGGGAGAACCTGGGTAACGTTATAGATACCATCCCTGCCGATGAAAAAGTTTTTATAGGTAGAGATTTCAATGGACACATAGGTAAGGAGGTTGTTAACTATAAATCAGTTCATGGCAGTTTTGGCTATGGTGTAGGGAATGAGAGTGGAGAGATCTTGCTTGAGTTTACGTTAGCAAATGATTTGATTATAGAAAACTCGATTTTTAGAAAGAAGGATGAGCACTTGATTACATACAAGAGTGGTGAGCATGCAATTCAAATTGACTACTGTTTAGTACGGAAGGATGATCGAAGTCGTGCTGGGTACAGAGATGCCCACCCAACATAA